The sequence GCTTGTTTAACAACTTGTAATCTAGTGTAACTTTCACTGGTCGGAAATCAATAGTTTTGTTCCTCGTTATTGCTAATTAATCTGCTAAAGACGTTCGGGCGAACGCCTGATCAGATTAAGGACAAATCTAGCTTTCTGCATCAACATAGGGGAGTAACGCCAAGATTCGAGCATAATTAATCGCCCGAGTTAAATCTCTTTGTTGTCTTGCGGTTAAGCCCGTAATGCGACGGGGTAAAATTTTTCCCCGCTCGGTGATAAACTTCCGAAGCAGTTCCACATCTTTGTAGTCAATGGGATCTCCTGGTTTAATCGGAGATAGACGTTTGCGATAATAAGCCATAGTTTAAGTTTCTTTTGGGGTTTGCGTGTTACTTGGTTTCTTTGTGAACAGTGTGTCGGTTACAGTAGGGGCAATATTTTTTAAATTCGACCCGTCCTGAATGATTCCGACGATTTTTTTCTGTGGTGTAACGAGAGACACCTTTTTTCCGTTTATCGGTATTGGTGCGACATTCGGTACACTCTAAGGTGATAATAATCCGCGTGCCCTTTTTACTTGCCATAACTCAGGTTAGATAATGGTTAACTCAATTTCGTCAATAATGATGACACAGCCCACTATTATCTCATACGATCCATAAGAAGATCAACCCAACGCCGAATCCGTAGATCAAGAGAGTAACCGCGACGACTGGGGACAACAACGGTATCAAAAAAGCGATCATGAATGGCTTGCTGGTTTTCTTCATCACCAATAGCGACGACTAAATCCACTAATAGGGGAGAAATTAAAATCGTAATACTGAGAAAATTCGGAAAACCATATTGCAACCCCACTAAGCCAAGAAATGCAATTAAACTCAACCCCCCTTCCCGCTTGGTTAATGACATTACATCAGGAAGTCTTCCCCGTCGCCCATCAATAATTTGAAGATCAAACGCCCATCGTCCTAAACTTTGTCCTTTGAAACGAGATGCACCAAAAACCCGTAGCCCATACCAAACAGCAACAAAAACAATAAATTGAAACAGCGCAACACCAACTAACGCACTCACAAACCAAGCAACCGCAAAATCAAGCAAAAACGCATAAATACGGCGTTGAATGGGAACGCGAGGATAACGGTAGGGGAGGGGTTCTTTAAACATGAGGAGTGACCAGTTATCAGTGACCAGTGACCAGTGACCAGTTATCAGTTATCAGTTATCAGTGACCAGTTATCAGTTATCAGTGACCAGTGACCAGTTGTCAGTGACCAGTTGTCAGTGACCAGTGACCAGTGACCAGTTATCAGTTATCATTAAAACTTATTTTTGATGAAAGTCGGATTCTTCGTCTTCTTGCGGTGCATTCATTTCATCCCGAAAGCCTCTAAGAGTTTTACCGAGAGAGTTACCCATTTCAGGGAGTTTTTTCGGTCCAAAAATTAAGATCGCAACGCCTAAGATAACAGTTACTTCTAGCCAGCCTAAACCCAACATAATTTGTTCTCTTTGGTTATTAAATGTTTTTTACAACGATTCACCCAAAAATTGACAATTGACTATGAACAATTGAAAATAAGGGTTTGTCGCCTCTGTTCAACTTAAGAGAGGGGAATCATCTTCAGTATATCTTGAGCAACGTTATTTCTAGCGAGGGAATTATGTCTGAATCATTATCATCTTTGCGTTCCCAGCAACATCCTTTAATTCGGAATCTTGCGGATACGATTGAATCAGTCTGGAAAACAGAATTAAAGTTACTTCCTTATGAGTTACCCGAAGATCTTGGTTATATTGAGGGACGGCTAGAAGGGGATAAACTCACAATTCAAAATTATTGTTATCAAACGCAACCCTTTCGGAAACTCCATTTGGAATTAGCGAAGGTCGGGAATAATCTAGATATTCTCCATTGCGTGGTTTTCCCGCGACCTGAATATAACTTACCTATTTTTGGCTGTGATTTAGTGGGCGGACGCGGACAAATTAGTGCCGCGATCGCGGACTTATCTCCCGTCGCTCAAGATAGCACATTACCCCCAGCGTATCAAACCCAGTTATCAGCACTTCCCTCTCTAACCTTCTCTCAACCGCGAGAATTACCCCCTTGGGGCGACATCTTTTCTGAGTTTTGTCTGTTTATTCGTCCAGAAAATGAGGAAGAGGAAGAGCAGTTTTTAGGGCGAGTACGGGACTTTTTAACGGTTCACTGTCAGCAAGGAAAGTCAGCAGAAGCGGTTTCCCCCGAACAACAAAAGCTCAATTTAGCGGGACAACAACGGTATTGCAGCCAACAGCAAAAAAATGACAAAACTCGGCGCGTGTTGGAAAAGGCGTTTGGAGAAGCCTGGGCGGAGCGTTATATGAATACAGTGTTATTTGATATTCCTCTTGAAATTTCTTTGTGAACGCTTAGCAGTTCACGCGAATTATGCAACAATGGTAAAGCTATATTCGCTAATTGCGGGTTTAGCTCCCTATTTCCTTTTAATTTAACCCCCAATCGATAAATTAGAGTAAAAGTAAGATAAGTTATATGAAACCTGGCGATCGCGTTCGCGTTACTGAATCTGTTATTGTTTATCACCATCCTCAACACAAAAAACAAGCCTTTGATATTAAAGGTCTCGAAGGAACGATTCAAGAAATTGTCACTGAATGGCAAGGAAGACCCATTAGTGCGAATCTACCAGTAAAGGTGAAGTTTGAAAAGAAGTTTACCGCGCACTTGCGGGAAGATGAAGTGGAAGTGATTGCAGAAAGTTAACCCTCTCCGTGGTCAGTGTCATGGTTGCCAAAATTGCCAAAATTTTAGTTTATCCCATCAAGTCTTTAGATGGGGTTTTGTGTGA comes from Halothece sp. PCC 7418 and encodes:
- the rpsR gene encoding 30S ribosomal protein S18 — its product is MAYYRKRLSPIKPGDPIDYKDVELLRKFITERGKILPRRITGLTARQQRDLTRAINYARILALLPYVDAES
- the rpmG gene encoding 50S ribosomal protein L33, with protein sequence MASKKGTRIIITLECTECRTNTDKRKKGVSRYTTEKNRRNHSGRVEFKKYCPYCNRHTVHKETK
- a CDS encoding RDD family protein, which codes for MFKEPLPYRYPRVPIQRRIYAFLLDFAVAWFVSALVGVALFQFIVFVAVWYGLRVFGASRFKGQSLGRWAFDLQIIDGRRGRLPDVMSLTKREGGLSLIAFLGLVGLQYGFPNFLSITILISPLLVDLVVAIGDEENQQAIHDRFFDTVVVPSRRGYSLDLRIRRWVDLLMDRMR
- the tatA gene encoding twin-arginine translocase TatA/TatE family subunit, with protein sequence MLGLGWLEVTVILGVAILIFGPKKLPEMGNSLGKTLRGFRDEMNAPQEDEESDFHQK
- a CDS encoding phycocyanobilin:ferredoxin oxidoreductase, coding for MMSESLSSLRSQQHPLIRNLADTIESVWKTELKLLPYELPEDLGYIEGRLEGDKLTIQNYCYQTQPFRKLHLELAKVGNNLDILHCVVFPRPEYNLPIFGCDLVGGRGQISAAIADLSPVAQDSTLPPAYQTQLSALPSLTFSQPRELPPWGDIFSEFCLFIRPENEEEEEQFLGRVRDFLTVHCQQGKSAEAVSPEQQKLNLAGQQRYCSQQQKNDKTRRVLEKAFGEAWAERYMNTVLFDIPLEISL
- a CDS encoding ferredoxin-thioredoxin reductase variable chain — protein: MKPGDRVRVTESVIVYHHPQHKKQAFDIKGLEGTIQEIVTEWQGRPISANLPVKVKFEKKFTAHLREDEVEVIAES